Below is a window of Micromonospora chersina DNA.
CCGTACCCGCCCCACGGCAGGGCGCCGGCGGGCTTGAGGATCGTGGCCCCGGCCTTCTCGGCCTCCGCGATGATCTCGTCGACCCGCGCCTCACTGCGGACGACGTAGGTGAGGACCAGCCCGCTGAAGCCGCTGCCTTCCGGGTCGGCGCCCACCTGGCCGGCCAGGCCCTCGCGACCGTAGAAGCCGACGAGGGAGCCTCCGTCGGACTCGAAGAACACCGAGATGCCGTAGTCGTCCTTGATCTTCCAGCCGAGCCCCTCCGTGTAGAACTGCTTGGACCGGGCCAGGTCCCGGACGCCGAGCAGGATCGAGCTGACGTTCGCCTTCATGTCATGTCTCCTTGTGCCTGAGGAATGAGGTGCACGAGGAATGCGGTGCACGCGGACCACGCTACGAACGGCCCCGTCCCCGGTGCTTCTCGATTCCTGACCGGTTGGTCGCCGCTCGCCGCCCAGGTGACGTGCCTGCCGCCCCTCCGTGTGCACCACGCCCAACCCCGGGTCTGCCGGGGGCGGGCGGGCGAGTATGAGCGGTATGGGACGTCCGGAAGGCGGTGAACGGAGTCAGGACCTGTTGCAGCGTCGCGAGGACGTGCGGCAGGCAAACTTCCTGGAACTGTTCGTCGACCTGGTGCTGGTGTTCGCCCTGGCCGGCGTGGTCACCCGGGTCGCACGGGACATCGTCAGCGAGGACGTGGTCGTCCGGTGGCGGGCGATGGCCTTCCTGCCGGTGCTGTCACTGCCGCTGATCTGGCTGTGGATCACGACCGCGCACATCACCAGCTGGTTCGACCCCCGCCGTCGCAAGATCCAGTGGATAGTCCTGGCCAGCGCGTTCGGGCTGCTGATCATGTCGACGTCCCTGCCGTACGCGTTCGTGGGCCGCGGCTGGGCTTTCGTGCTGCCGTACGTGCTCCTGCTGTGCGGCCGGCCGCTCATCCTCATGCCGGCGCTGCGCGGGCACCCACTGCGGCAGCTCTACCTCCGGTCGCTGCTGTGGTGCGCGCTCTCGGCGGTGTTCTGGTTCGCCGGCGCGGCCGGCAGTGGCGGCTCCCGGGCCGCCCTGTGGGCGACCGCCGTGGTCATCGACTACCTGGGTGCCCAGCTGCGCTGGGCGGTGCCGGGGATGGCCCGTTCGCCGGTCAGCGCCTGGGCCACCGACAGCCGCCACCACCTGCCCGAGCGCTACCAGCAGTTCCTGATGATCGCCCTCGGGGAGAACGTGCTCGCCGTCGGCACCACGCTGACCAACCAGAAGGTCACCGTGGCGACCGCCGCCGGGCTGGTGGTGGCGTTCCTGGCGACGGTGCTGATGTGGCGGATCTACTTCTACCGCTCCGGCCAGGTGCTCGCCGAGACCGTCGCCGCGGCGGGAGACCGGGACGCGGCCGGCCTCGCCATCGGCACCGCCCACGTCGTCATGGTGCTCGGGATCGTGGCCACCGCCGTCGGTTTCGAGATCGTGCTGAAGCATCCGGACGGCGCACCGGAGCCGGCGTGGCTCCTGGCGAGCCTCGGTGGTCCGGCGTTGTTCCTCTACGGCCGCATCCGTCTGGAACGCGTCGTGTTCGACCGGCTGTCGCTCCGCCGGGTCGTCGCCATCGCCGCGCTTGCGGTTGCCGCCGTGCCCCTGCACCTCGCCCCGCCGCTGGCCGCAGGGGTCGTGGCCGCGCTCGTCCTGCTCGGCGTGGCCCTGGCCGACGCCCGCC
It encodes the following:
- a CDS encoding VOC family protein: MKANVSSILLGVRDLARSKQFYTEGLGWKIKDDYGISVFFESDGGSLVGFYGREGLAGQVGADPEGSGFSGLVLTYVVRSEARVDEIIAEAEKAGATILKPAGALPWGGYGGSFADPDGYIWSLGYSDQGTDQPYAE
- a CDS encoding low temperature requirement protein A, which translates into the protein MQRREDVRQANFLELFVDLVLVFALAGVVTRVARDIVSEDVVVRWRAMAFLPVLSLPLIWLWITTAHITSWFDPRRRKIQWIVLASAFGLLIMSTSLPYAFVGRGWAFVLPYVLLLCGRPLILMPALRGHPLRQLYLRSLLWCALSAVFWFAGAAGSGGSRAALWATAVVIDYLGAQLRWAVPGMARSPVSAWATDSRHHLPERYQQFLMIALGENVLAVGTTLTNQKVTVATAAGLVVAFLATVLMWRIYFYRSGQVLAETVAAAGDRDAAGLAIGTAHVVMVLGIVATAVGFEIVLKHPDGAPEPAWLLASLGGPALFLYGRIRLERVVFDRLSLRRVVAIAALAVAAVPLHLAPPLAAGVVAALVLLGVALADARHAAGRPQEPPSPAH